TATTCCGGCGTACGTCAAAAGAAAGCATGTCCCCGAAATTCCAATACTAACCCCACCACAACTGCCGTTAACTCTCCACAAACATTCCGTCATCTCCATCAACAACACCGTTACCGTTACCGTCACCAGCATCCACCCACCTCTCCGGCTGCATACACATCATCTTATGACGCAACTTCCAGTCAAGTGCTTGACACGCGCGAGAACAATAGTTCACTTTCCCACAAACCGAACACCGCCGGAACTCATGCAACCTAGTCTCCGGCCGGCCACAACCGGCGTGTGAACATAACCGGAGTCCGGCACCCACCACCTTACCGGAAAACCAATCGGAAAGAAACCGGTTCGCCGGATGAGGCTCCGGCGGCGGTACGTTACACCCAAAATCACTTAACAACGGACAACCAACTCCAACTCCGACTCCAACAACGTTTGCATTACGCAAATAAGGTAACGGATTCCACGTCAGCCAGTTTGCAGAAATTAAGGCTGCCGGAGTGGTTGAAAGTACAGATGCAAGTTCACGCGCGTTGGCTTGAACTAAGAACCTACGGCCTTCAGCGATGTTTTGACGTACACCGTAACCGTCTTGGAGACAATGCCCGAGTTCTCGGAGAGCGTCAATGTGGCCGAGAAACGCTGCACGCGCGCAGAGAGCTACGCCTGCGCGTAGGTCTTTGTCGGTTTTCGAACCGCCGCTGCCGTTGAACTGGATTACTGCCAGCGAGTAGAGCGACGGAGCGTGAGAGTTGATCGCGGCTTTTGCTAGTAGAGATGCCCCGTTTCCTCTGTTTTGTAAGCAGTAGAAACGAATCTGTCGAAACAAAATAGCAGTGTTGTAAGAATCGTAAGACGCTAGTCAGTGATCAGGATTAATAGGAATTCATCGAATTGAgatttatatgtaattttcagttttatatgtatatacacatattattatgttttttttaagtacACACGTTTTATTACGTTTTACGCACTCACATTTTAAAGTAGATAGAGCGCAATTTACAAGTTTTGGTCAGGAATTTGGCCAGAACACGAGATTACCACCGATTTTTTTGCCAATTAGGACTGGATTTACCAACTAATGACCGCCTACTGATTAATTGACCGATTAGATAAAAATTACTCGTTGAACCCCCGACTCGTGATTAATCAATTAGCGACTAATCGTAGGCTAGTCGAGATTTTTACGACCATGAATAATAGTTTACATAGGTTAAACTTTTAATGACATATTTATGGCATAATACATACCATGCCAAGAGTGTAACAAGCTTCAACATTTCCGGCATCCGAGCACCGTTTTAGAAACTGATGAGCCGATTCCGACCAGTTTTTCGCTTTAACCGCGAATGTTTTCGGAGACGCTTTCGACAACACAAGCGAATGAACACCTAACATGTTTAACCTCTTGCATctgttcaacaaacacaaaccAAAATTAGCCTACAAAACGACAACCTTTAATAATTTCATATATATTCAGATGATCAGATCCCTACGTTGATAAAACGCTAATGAAATCAGCTGGACAGCTGGCAGTTGAGCCAAGCTTGGTGAGAATAAACAAAACGATGTCGTCTGGTAGCGTATCGAAAAAATCACACTGACCGGAAACCGTCACCACCGGTGTCCCTTCCGACGACTTTGCCCTTTTCCGGGGCAATATCGTCTTTTCACATATGAAATCACATAATCTTCTTTTATCACAACATGTATTGATCACTTCGGGATAAGAAACACCtcttcttgttctcatttctctATATTGAAGCTTGTAGGTGTTGgttatgatatatatataaaaaatatatataaatatatataagtgTAGATACAGAAATGTGTACGTATAGGTTGTGATATTCCTATGTGTAGGAAAAAACTGAGGGCTTATATATAGAGATAGAAAGAGGCTTATGGAATTAAAGAGGGGGTAGAGGGAAGATGAAACACAACCAACAAAAACGACGCCGCCGAACATTAaattgaagatttgaagattaaAATAGAGTATTGCCCAGGAAAAAGGGACTTATTTACGAAACTACCCTTGACTTCTAACTTTAGTTTGTCCTTATCTGGTTTGTAAGAAGAATTTGAACAAACAAAAAACGTTGTCAAACGGCGTTGACTAGATCCGTTCGTTCGTCCGTTCGACTGCATTGCACGCTTTGTCTGCCAATCCGTACAAGTTTTACCTTCAGACGTATTTTCATAAACTTTGATAGAAAGTTATCTATTTAGGTTTATCTTTTTTATCTTTGGTTTATAACTTATAAGTATATGTGTTGGTGTGTTACGTTACAACTTGATTATTAACTAAATACCTCTTAATATTTCTCAGCCTTTCAGGGACCATGTTAACGTGCATCTCGTTAACTTACTACGATAGTCTAAGATGTTATATATGTTCGTTAAAATTGGTAGTAAAGGTAACTTGCGATCAAGGTTAATGTGATTGTTGAAAAATGATCGGGAAAAGAGATTTGTAACTGTTTTGAGACAGGTTTTATAGTTGTAAATGGTTGTTTTTTTAGAACATTCGTAATGAGCATTATAGTTGCGTGAAGGGGATTGATAACGCCCCCAACACCGCCCTAGGCGTTTTAGGGGCATAAAGAAGAAGGAACATATTTAAAACGTCAAGTGAATAAAGAAAATAGAAAGTAATGATTGAAAATGAATTAAGGGGTGTTAACCTTTACACATTTTCTAAAAAGCATTATAATGTATTAATGTGTTAATTGAAATGTGGATTAATATAGAAAAAATAATGTATTCTAGATACATTGTGTCATAGTAAATAACCGCGGTGCATTCTGTTTAATGAGTAtactagcttacaaccccgtgtattacacgggttgagtgacgaaaaatgtaaattataaacttgtatataatctttattaatgaaatgacttatttagataaattagtaaaaataaagaacaattatattttcgttacttgtacatgtgatttgatactttattagtaattataGTTATCCagataggggaaggttcatttgagaagaaattcaatgtgagaagaaaaagaataaatgacatattagtaaaatactatttcatttataactcatatcattaatttttaactctttaattaattagtcaactaagaattaattatcctacatataatctacaaaacctacacttatcaaaatttttctacatataccctacacattatagaattttatcctacacagtcgaaatttatcctacacacctcgaaatatatcctacacaactcgtaatttatcctacacaactagtaatttattatacactttaaattaaattggtttttttaatttggaaaaagtatatatttttaaaaggagttacaaatttaatttaattagttattaaaggggaagaatacaaattaatggtttttgtaagtttaccaatattcccttatattaaaattaaatgcaaatattaaatgaagtaaaatgaagcattcttattggttgaaacttctttttttttctttttacaaaaaaattcttctcatttgaaccctccactatccaaataatatattttatcttaacaaatatatatggttagggtaaaatgaaaacttctacaagttgtgagaacttagataactcaaccttacaaaaggttttttgaattttttacagaGGGTGTAAATGAGTGGTTAGAGACTCAAagtgttaaactttttgattttgatttcaaatgtttaaaattaaaaccactaaaacatagggacttaaaaagtaatttactattaattaaatttgaaattatacgtttgatctctaactatattaaataatattatacttattatattatttgatacatttatatttgttatcgataattattatttaaatttgaatttagacATTTATCTCtaattatattaattaatattatattatattttgtgtataaaattaatatgtaatactattattaaaatGGAGGAGGCATCTgagagtgacacgtgtacaaaaagattttcgtttGTTAGTATATAGGAATATTTGGTTAAAGAAAGTTGAAGATGGTTCAAGAAAATTAATTAACAAAATAGAGAAAACTAGAAAACCAATTAATTAAGTAACGGGCAATAATTTAATTTTATcttatatcttttttttttctaaactcaTAACCTTGCAGCATCACTATATTAGCATTGTCATTAATTGTTGTCACTACTAAACCATGTATGCGGTCATTCACGTTCGCCAATAAACGTTATCCCCAGGCACCAGCTAACGGTCACTCACGTCACGTTCGCCAATAGACGTTATGCCATAGTTAACAAGGTAATTCACCTTATTTATAGTAAATTCAATGAAACAACCTTTCAAGTATTTGATACAATAtcataaaaacaccaaaaagAAGTCAAGTTTGATTACTATTGTGATATTGTCAAGTTCCCTTTGTTGTTTTGAGgcttaaaaggttaaaaacaATTCATAAGTCGGGTTGAATGGGATCTAAGATTGAAGTCCTATTTGACAACATCAACTCAGGTATTTTGTACCTTCTATTAACCAGATGATATCATATTTGATATCTTTTTATacatcaatttaaaaaaaaaacaaacaaagtcCAAAGTATTATAGAACTAAACTATATATTTGTTCATAGTGATTGTTTATATCTTATCGACCATAAGAATGAACCGAATATCAACTCATCTCACTAAGACGTCAATAGGGTGTAAACGTGTTGATATGACAGTAAGCCATTCAATATTGTTTCGTTAAAAGCTCAAGCAGATCTATGCTTAAATTGAAGTATTTTTAACAAATAACTTGTTTATGAGCTTTATTAACGCTtaacaaaatataaaataaattgaATACTCTATATAAAAGTTGTTGAACCCTCGAAATAACTAATCAAGACAAAACTAAACAATTGATTATTCTTCACATTTAATACTATTCCCTCAAATGAAACGAATGGTGAAACCAAACAACTACCGGAAGAAACAATTACAGAAGCCAAAGATAAAAGACTTAATTTAAAGAACTTCTATTGAAGGAACAACTCTTAATGTAGATAACAGTTGTTTACTATAATagttgttttactattttataaCAGTCTCTGTAGTTAACAATCGTCTCTAGAATGATCAATTGTTCTACAAGAACCGAGAATCATTCAATTAATTTAATTGTCATATTTCACTTTCTAGGTGATGTCAGTTGGTGTTTTCGGTAATTTATCTGTATGTATAAATAGACCATGACTCTGTCATGATCTATTAATCGGTTGTTCTTAGATTTTACATAGAGAATAGTAAGTGAGATATCAGGTTCAAGGGGAGCAATTATTTGTAATCACTTGATTTAAAGAAATAGAATATGTGATGACTTATTATCTATCATTGTGTTATTGGTCATGTTTATTCGGCTACATATTTCTAATGCAGTTGTTCAATAGTGTTACTATTTCATTGATCAAACGCATCTTTTAGAACCCAACAAAACTATCATACAACTATATCAAGCTCTTTTTACAAATTTAACAAATGTTGTAAAATCTCTAAATATAAAATGGGCAACTAACTGATGGAATTAATAAAGTAAATAAACGTGTTAATGAATACAATCAATAAGATGGACAAAGAAAACTTGttaattaaagaaaaaaaacattGAAATTCGAAACCAAAACTCTGAATGATGAAAATGAGACCAGCGGGTTGGGGCAAACCGTTTTGTCACATGATCCGACTAATTGTGGTGTTTCCGTCAATTACTTCTTGGCTCTATAGCTGGAAATGGAATCATCTAAGATTGAAATGCCTATTTGACAACATTGTTGGACATCAACTCAGGTGTTTTGTCACTTCTATTGACCAACCAATATTATATTGGGGTATCTTCTTGGTGCATcaactaaaaaaacaaacaaacatcaaataatccaaaaaaccataaaaataaattataCATTTGTTCATAGTGATTGTTTACATCTTATTGATCATAAGAATGAATCGAATATCAACACACCTCCCTAAGACGCCACTACGGTGCAAACAAGTCGATATGATAGTAAGCTATTAAAGATCATTTCGTTAAAATTTCGAATAGAACTAAACTTAAATTAAAAttcatttaataaataaacatgtgTTCAAGCTTCATTAAGGCATAACAAAAtcacatataaatataaatattgtatataaaaaaaagttGTATATAACTATATCAAGCTTCTTTTACAGGGGAATTCAAATGTAACAAATGTTGTAAATTCTCGAAATACAAAATGGACAACTAATTAATGAAATTAAGAAAGTAAATAAACAAATGCGTAAATGAATACAATCAATAAAACAACTAAAGAAAACTTGTTAAAACTAAAAAGAAAACGTGTTAAAACTAAGAAAAAAGATTGAAATTCAAAActccaaacgatgaaaatggGACTTGTGGGTCGGGGCAAACCACTTTGTCACATGATCCAACTCATTAGGGCGTTTCCTTCAATTACGTCTAGGCTTCATAGCTCGAAACATTGCGAAATCCAACTACGAACTATTACATATTGGGATATTGAATTTAAATAACCCCAATTTTCATCAATTGGTCGATAACACTctcaactttcgatttgtaccaCAACACTGTCAACTTTTAACGTATTTTCTTCTGTCACTCCCAAACTAATTGAACCATAACTCAATTAGCTGACAATAGATGCTCCCTCAACAAAAACTCCATGTCAGATGTCAAATAAGATGCCACATCAACAAAAAATGCCATGTCAGATACCACATCAACAAAAAGTGTCATGTCTATCAACAGAAAGTGTCATGTTAGATGCCATGGCAGCAAACAATTGCCACATAAGATACcacgttagcaaaaaaaaaacaaatgagaTGCTACATCAGTAAAAAAAACTAACTTGATTAGGATTCAATTAATTTAACGGGTGCAAGAGGGAAATAAGTGGAAAGTTGGGAGTGACGTTGTGTAGTTCGTAAGATAGAAGTGTTATCGGCTAAATAGTAAAATTTGAGCTTATTTAAATCTAATATCCCTTATATATTTGACCAACtccatatgtatatatatgtgtgtttttATAAACCTTAAGAGAAATAGATTTATTTATCACATGAAAACCATAGAAATAATTACTACACGTAAACTATAGAAATAAGTCAATAACCATCCCAATTTACAATGAAATGAAAGTGACATGAGGACTAAATTAATATGTCAAATGCAATATTCCTAAAACGCAAATGCCACGGCCGCCCGCCGTCTATGATGCCTAACATGTTTCCGATTACGACTATTTTCCGACTAAAATATGGTCCTTATGTCGGGTTATGCGTGAATGATTAAAATCAAACaagaaaataatatataaattaatcaTCCACGTTTTGACTTTAATGTTTTAATCATCTAATCTTCCGGTCATGAGGCAATCAATTGGGTTTTATAGACGGATTATTGGAATTTAAGTGATTTAGTCGTCTCTATGGAAAACAAACGTGACAGACAAAATGAGTGACCGAATACGAATCTATGTAATTTATACGAGGTTTTTTAATACGGAACTAGATAGACTTCACGTCTTATGAAAAAGTCAAAACGCTTAATATGACATCATTTTGAGAAATATATGAGTTATTACTTGTTAGTATAACTTCGTTAACTTCTCGTTATATTTTTACAACAAACACACTAAAGGTGTCAATCGTGTCGGGTTGATGGGTTGAAatgttcaacccgaacccgacacATATAAATTCGGATCAACCCGAACCCGGCCAGTTTAACCCATATTTTTAAATGAGTCATACAAGTTGACGATTTATAAGTGAGTTGTTGGGGTTTAAGCAAGTTATCgataacatgtttaataataagTGTGtgacaaataaataatataatgtgtcaaaactaacattattataactaaccatgtaaaatagaaacggaaaaaacaaaaacaaaaatataaaggattttttttctaaatagttAAACGTATTAATGGGTTAACCCGAACCCAACCCGTTTTTTTTAATACGGGTCTATCCGAACCCGACCATtttttaaacgggtcgtgttagtTGACCCAAACTTGTTTTTCTCGTGTTGGTTGACGGGTCATGTCAAGAATTGTTGCCCCTAGAACACACACATAAATCTACTCATAAACTCTATCAACTGTTACTTTGTAAGATTCGAACATGCAACACTTTAATACAAAATGCCATCTccaactttttataaaatataacataactTTTAGGTAATCTATAGATAAGATTGAAAATGGTTGTTGTATATTGAAATGAATAAATGGGATTTAAATAATTGATTGTAAATAGGGACCTAGAGTGGTGACATATGATTAACTGATACTTTGGTTTATCTAATACGTTTAATATTTACAGAATATATGTAAGATAAAATTTTATATGTACATGATAACATGAAATTGACTAATTAATTAGAGAGAACAATTGATGTAAGATGctataaactatttaatgtttacCATTATACAATTTtcatatttttttgtttttaaattgaTTTTCTTCTCCTTTGAACATTCCCGTATTTTCAAAACCAATCATCTAAATATCTACATCAATTCAAAGTGTTCTCTTGCTACCCATGTGGCTTCATGATTGACAACCAACAACGATTAGTTGATGACCGAAAATTAAGGAAGCATGCTAAACAAACAATCATGGTTGATATAACAACCAAGGTGTGTATCGACTACCATAGTGTAAATTCAAAACATGTAGAagttgaaaatagaaaaccactATCAACATTAAAGATCGATCGTGTATAGACCATTCTCCTAGACTTGTAAAAATGGAGTTagttaatgaaaaaaaaaatgcttAATAGGTTAAAGTTATACATGATGAAAAGGGGGGTCTTTTGGTTCTCCTAGACTTGTAGGAGGAAATTGTGTGTGGAATAAGCTTGTTTTGGCGATCTATAAACTTAATAATCATGGAGTTATTCCGTTCTCTACTATGTGGAAAAAGCCGGCAATGGTGGTAGTATCATGTTTCAGTGAGATTGTTAGTTAGGTAATTCGACACTTGCTAGTAGATATCCAAGGTTGTTTAGGTTGGTACTGGATAATCATCGTGTGAATTTCTAATCGAAGAAGTCCCCAAGATTGGGTTTAGAATTGGCGTAGGGAATGATATGGAGTATGAAGCGAATTCCGCAACCTAACCTTCGGGGTCCCATTTCAACGGCTACTAAGGAAGCAAAAGACATCTTCCTTACTATATATGTGTTGTACTGCAATTCCTCCCAATCTTCTTGTTTCAGTCCCCGCCATAAAGGGCTATCAATATTATATTTTAGGTGTTGTTCTCGCGAGTTTGAAGATCAACCGCAACTTACTTACTAACCCTAGTTTTGTAATGAGCTTGATAACCTTTTCTTTAAAACCATGAGTTTGATAACTAATCATCTCTATTATGTACAACACAAAACCTGTTGTGTTATAAACAAACAACCAGCTGGCACTACGCGTCCTAATTAGAGACAACCATTGTTCATTCGAACTCCATCATTTTACTATATAAATGTGTGATGATATGTACTCTCTTAAGGAGAAAAATATGTGACGATCGCTATCAATTAGAGAGATCCGTAGTGGTAAATTTAACTTTCATGAAAAACCGATTGTACGCAACATAGATCTTTTAACAATCAAATGAACTTATTATGTAACATTGCGTTTATTTGATAATATCTTTTTGTCTCGTGCTCATTTCCTTATGTCATAAAACTAAAGTAATATATCTACTCTCTTTAAATAGTACAATAATTACAACCAAACGTGTATTACTAATATTGTTACATTATCAAACATGAAGACGTATATTTCAACAACTCAATTAGTGAAGCAtcatctaatctaatacaaaataataataataataataataataataataataataataataataataataataaactactTATCTTAATGGTTTTGTTAAGACATCATATCTCAATACGGTTATCAATTTTTAGCCAACTGGTGTATGATTAAGATATATGTAAAACATGTTTTAAGAAAGGATTAGTATTCAcacaaataaataaaataaataatttgtTATAATTTTTATTGGGTTTGTCAAACTTATCCATAATGTTTATGTTAATACCATTTAATACGTTTTATAACATCCCAATCTTTCATTATAGCAAATAAACCCTGGTTTTGCCACTTAGGCATGTGACCTAGTGGTTAAGTTTACCTCTTGTGGAGTAACCCAAGTTCAAATTTTAATGTGAGGATTAATTTCTTAAGATGAGGAGTAATTTAGGAGTGTAATTTTCGctgttaaaaaataataattaaaaaagtaAACCCTAGTTTAATTAAAATTGTATTTTTTAACATCAAATTGTAATACCTCAATACCACATTTTTAAACATCTAAATATCACTTAATGTCGTACTTAGAAAGATTAAAACCCACACCACTAATTTGAAAGGCAAACAACATACTAGTAAGTTTAGATTACGGGTTAATATTATTTGAAATGTTTTACTGTTATATAAGGTCAAACAAATTACATCAAGATAGCCGGTAagcgggcaacaagctgcgccgctacccccttTTGAATAGCGAAACCTAACCTAGTAAAAACGAAACCCCGATCTCTAGGAGACGAAATGTTGCTGTGAACAACCCGTTGGACCTGTTCAAGAAAACGGATGGCTTCTGGGGCTAGTGAGCCAAAGgtatcaaaggcaaaagggataaAGGAATGTTGATTATCCTCGCAGGCTTTTGCATGTTTGTCCATTTTCTTTGCTGCCGCCCTTGCAATCGCCTGACCAGGGACAAAACTCAAATCTATTTTAGGTTTAACAAGGGTATATTTGATAGAACAGAAAAATAAACTGGAATatatttaaaattaattaaataatttttataaacaaaaactatattaattaaatgttttaaattattttgagGGGACAAACTAGAACATTCAAAATTTTGTATTACGTAAATATTTTTATTAGAAAACAGAAAGAAGAaatattttaaaaagaaaaagcgaaagaaaaaaaatataaagaagTTACGAACTTGTACGTTATTGACGCATACAAGAGAATGACATGTTAACATGAAGCTAAACTCCCATCCTTTTAAGCAAAGGCTTAACCATCAAATAATTAAACCAccttttaataatatttaataaaaccTTTTAGTCAAACATCATTAGTTTAGTCTCAAATGGCAAATCACTAAGGATTAAATTACTAATTTCTGTCAAAATCATGTCTCTTATTACTATTATGAATATTCGACCGACTGAGTTTTATGATTTGATGGGGGGATGTTTTGGAGTGGGTACTCCTATTTTACctttaatatttttaaaatttatgtATATTAAAATAGTAGATTATCTatattatcatcaatatataGTCACAAGGGTGTTATAAATTTGTGTTTATGTTTCATACATaggtattattatataataagaTCATGATAGTATATTATCTATATTATCATCAAAATATAATCTCACGAGGGTGTTATAAATTTATGCTTATGCTTCATTCGATAAGTGATAAGTCTGTTATAGATAACAACATGATAGTGTATCTATGTATTCAAGTATTAGATCTTTGTTATAACAcatacttaggggctgtttggctaagcttttcaaaaTGACTTATTTGCTTATTTGCTTTTCTGAAAAGCAAATAAGTCAATAAGCTGTTTTGAAAAGCTTTAAAATGGAGCTTTTCAAAATGACTTATTTGCTTATTTGCTTTTCAGAAGGCAAATAAGTCAttttgaaaagcttagccaaacagccccttagactatatatatacatgtgatACGAGACTAATAGTCGGTGTTGTGTTTTCAATCGTGTATTATTAGAAAATGTCCATGTAAGATGATATACCGTATATGTATTGTAGCATCTAAAATTTTGTGTATCAAGTTAGTATTTATTAGGGTTTTAATACGCCTACTGAACTACATGTTTAATAGGTTTagtcttttgtttttgttttaaaattttataacatACTATTCTAAGTAGTAAAAATGGCAATCAACATCAATATAATATAAGATCTTTTGTAACACTATAGTCTCATGTGGATTATCAATAATTTATGTGTCTTTTCAAGACCTAATATGGGGTTTTCAATAGAAATTTAGTTAAGTTGCAGTTTACATCCTTTAAGTTTGAACAAAACTGCAGGCGTTGTCGTTTAACTACGAAAATCATTTTTCGTAGTTAAGGACAACACTATTTTTCGTAGTTAAAGGGCAGCGCTTGTAGCTTTATTCAAACTTAAAGGATATAAAGTGCAATTTTGTCTAGAAATTTAGCGATCTCGAATGCTCATTTCAGTTTATTCTAAGAAGAACGAGGATTATTGTTCAGAGCATGTCATGTCACTAA
This genomic stretch from Helianthus annuus cultivar XRQ/B chromosome 8, HanXRQr2.0-SUNRISE, whole genome shotgun sequence harbors:
- the LOC110871616 gene encoding F-box protein At1g67340, with the translated sequence MRTRRGVSYPEVINTCCDKRRLCDFICEKTILPRKRAKSSEGTPVVTVSGQCDFFDTLPDDIVLFILTKLGSTASCPADFISVLSTCKRLNMLGVHSLVLSKASPKTFAVKAKNWSESAHQFLKRCSDAGNVEACYTLGMIRFYCLQNRGNGASLLAKAAINSHAPSLYSLAVIQFNGSGGSKTDKDLRAGVALCARAAFLGHIDALRELGHCLQDGYGVRQNIAEGRRFLVQANARELASVLSTTPAALISANWLTWNPLPYLRNANVVGVGVGVGCPLLSDFGCNVPPPEPHPANRFLSDWFSGKVVGAGLRLCSHAGCGRPETRLHEFRRCSVCGKVNYCSRACQALDWKLRHKMMCMQPERWVDAGDGNGNGVVDGDDGMFVES